One region of Spirochaetota bacterium genomic DNA includes:
- a CDS encoding lysylphosphatidylglycerol synthase transmembrane domain-containing protein, whose product MKNNTFPHSKRRYHKSTWFHLVGIVIFIFIVNQIDFSKSINILQKISFNYLILAILLNIPMILIKAYRWKMMLSNQNIYYSSFSSIIVYASSIFIGIVTPGRIGEFVKAYFLKNDLNISISKGMSSVIGDRLFDLYFLLIIGNFGFWYFKLLGKVSYIFFILDCTIIALPILIYNKRFMKKIVNFLYRSISNKAYKEKIETSFNEFYQGVDQLIAPNIVFQLILTVFAYLFFFLQCYFLVISLQLNIDFLTITLFMSISNLISLIPISIGGIGTRDAVLIYLFSMLSINSEYAVSYSLLILFTFLIGNGFFGGIAWWIKSVQMTVEK is encoded by the coding sequence GTGAAAAACAATACTTTTCCCCACTCAAAAAGAAGATATCACAAAAGCACATGGTTTCACCTAGTAGGAATAGTAATATTCATATTTATAGTTAATCAGATCGATTTTTCCAAATCAATAAATATTTTACAAAAAATATCATTTAACTATCTTATTTTAGCAATTTTATTAAACATTCCAATGATACTAATTAAAGCTTATCGTTGGAAGATGATGCTTTCAAATCAAAATATATATTACTCTTCTTTTAGTTCAATTATCGTGTACGCGAGTAGTATTTTCATTGGTATTGTTACTCCTGGAAGAATTGGCGAATTTGTGAAAGCTTATTTTTTAAAAAATGATCTGAATATTTCAATCAGTAAAGGGATGTCAAGCGTCATTGGCGATAGATTGTTTGATCTATATTTTCTTTTAATAATAGGTAATTTTGGATTTTGGTACTTTAAACTATTAGGAAAAGTTTCATACATTTTTTTTATTTTAGATTGTACAATTATTGCATTACCCATTCTAATTTATAACAAACGATTCATGAAAAAAATTGTTAATTTTTTATACAGATCAATTTCAAATAAAGCTTATAAAGAGAAAATTGAAACCAGTTTTAATGAATTTTATCAAGGTGTAGATCAACTTATTGCACCTAACATAGTATTTCAACTGATCTTAACAGTTTTTGCATATTTATTCTTTTTTCTCCAATGTTATTTCTTAGTTATAAGCTTGCAACTAAATATCGATTTTTTAACAATAACTCTTTTTATGAGTATTTCTAATCTTATTAGCTTAATACCTATTTCTATTGGTGGGATTGGTACACGTGATGCTGTATTGATCTATCTATTCTCAATGTTAAGCATTAACTCAGAATATGCTGTCTCTTATTCCTTATTAATCCTTTTTACTTTTTTAATTGGAAATGGTTTTTTCGGAGGAATTGCTTGGTGGATAAAGTCTGTACAAATGACTGTTGAAAAATAG